TTTCTTTGGAGAGTATTCTCCGCTTGGTCTATGttctttccattctctcttcttctgaTTTTGTTGTATAATAACGCTTGTATCTAAATCATCCTCTGATTTTGAAAAACAACTGAAGTCGCTTAATATAGAACCGGTAGAATCTAATTCTGCTATTGTATTGAGCctaaaagtaaagagaaaaatatagttCTTTGTAatccttttatattctttgtttaaagaaataatcataCTTGTCATTATAGTGTAAATCTTTTATGTGTACATTGCTATTTCTTGGATTTATAGAAGTATTGTTGAGAAATTGTAACTTCTCTCTAGTTTCATCATTCAAGTTTCTTCCTCCATCATTAAACAGAAGATCTCTAACTAAAGCTATCTGTCGCTcctgttaaatattatacatataaaaagttgttttatttttatatttatcataaagaaagattataataccaaagagtttttttcttcttcagcAGCTCGTCGCATTTGTTTCTCTTCATTCAATAAACGTCTAGCATGACTTAGTTTTCTATCAAGACGAGTTGCTTCATGATGGGATTTTTCTAAAGCGACATGGAGTCGTTGACATTCTTGCACAGATGCCAACCATTTCTGTCGCATTTCTTCTTGATTTATAGCAAACTGAAGAAACtctatacaaaaagaaattgtattaaaagtaaaattataaatatgaatataggGCAATATTTTAACCTGTAGTATTAACCTTCTTCGCAGGATCCATTTATGAGGACGTTTGAACATCGTACTACTTCATCAAGGCTTGCTAATACTGACAACGATGCAGTCATTTTTTGAACAAAAAGAATTTACTTGAAAACTTGGAAATTGAAGAATAAACGATCTAATAACGTTTCTTCcgtattcaaatattaatcaacTTCTATATAACCATGTGTGCGAACACATATACTTGagattacatatttatattatcttcgatataaatcaataaatcacCGTATTCCTTGTAATTACAATCGATGAAAGATTTTGCGTCTAACTTTATGAAACTTCTGTACTGAGAATTATCCGTTAATATTGTAAACAGCGTTACAACAGATTCTATCAATAATGATTTGAATGTAACCAATAGGAATAAAGTTTAactcttactttttctataaaaCGGTAGAGGACACCACAAACCACAGAGAATATATCAGCAGAGGAgctaattatatgataaacgTGATTCAAttgttttcaatataaataaatgcattctttaatcgaatttattaattgttttaatattaatcttttcgATTTTCCAATCATTGCCAATTATGAGAATAAATTGTTGATCgatgttataaatttatcacAATTGAAGTAAGGATTTTAcaatcgtatataatatactttgcGAATAGttcagatattttatttatatgaatatttactcctttatttatatttcatatctaaTAGAATCAAGGACTTTGTTGAAtcataaaaagaatagaatttttaaatctttcttcATTAGTAGTTTTAAAAAGTAGTTCGTCTTATCTTTGCAGAGGTCGTAGCAGTAGTAAACATGTTTGTAAACACCtgtgtttttattttgcataaatttaatataattaaatagagttaagagttttattttatcagtaattcatatattcttcaattgaataacttttttaattatcatataatatttttatataaaaatgatagatagaaaaaagttttagtttatattttttcttgtcaATTTGTATCTTTGTAATCAAATAGATTACAGATATCGTGGTGAACATCGAATTACatcattacattatatatatatatatatatatatatatatatatatatatatataattcattatgaaatatatatatatatatttcattatattctttgaaatatttccgaACGAACGTTTACGTGATATAAATTGTGTAACTTTACGATCTGACAACTAAACCGAATAGAACTttgtaatattagaaatttatcgaaCGTGTATCGGTGTACTTCTCTCAAGAGACATGACTAAAATATAGGTGCTCAACGATAGTCTATCGATGTATATGCAATATCGTATTtaagaataaaggaaagataataaaagaaagaaaaggagaaaggacaGAATATAACCAAGACAGCGAGAGGCTATTGAAGTGATTGAGTGCTTAAAACAACTTCTCTTAACTCAGATAAAATAATGTCGAAGTATTGTACAGGTCGTCGTTGAAACTTGGTACATGAAATCTCTTGGTTATTCCCTCGTCGAATCATCGTACTCGAGAAGTATCGATAAGATCTGATACAAAGTGGTAAAGGTAGAAAGCAGAAACTTTCACGACTTCTTCAATCTATCTCTATGTTACATGTTCGAAAAACCAACGAAGTATTATAGTTCATTCTGGAGTATCGTGAACCCAACTcgcaattttctttaatatacgAATGACCAAAATTGCTCACAAGACTTTTCCAAATCGATATAACGAACGTAACAATTTCAAAAGGGAATCGAATCTCGAAGGGACTGTTCTTGACAGAAATTATACGCGCCATTTACGATTAGAGTTTTTCTTAGAATTATTCGATTTTCATTATTGCACTCCGATATTAGATTAATACGATTATgctcgataattataatacgtcgtatgtttgaaaattcaaaaaaaaaaaaaaaagaagaaaattaaaaagagagaaaaaagaaagagagagagagagacagacagagaaagagagagagagagagagagagagagagagagagacagacagagagagagagagagagagagagagagagagagagacagaaagatttGAATTTCTTCTAAGTCTTGGtcattatttataacttaTTTTGCTTCGAAGCTGGCAGAAGGCTCGCGTGGGAAATCGTGCAGAAAACTCGAAGAAAGATGCCTCGGCTGCTGAACGGCCGAATAAGAGAAGCGTAAAGAGGAACCGAGCCAGGCGGAAATCGTTGggcaatatttttatgaaaaatttctatgtCGGTCAGAGAGTTGGGAAATGCATTCGGCTCTCTTGCGGGTCAACGCTAGGTGAATCCGATACGAACGGATGTAATCGAAAACTATCCGAATATCACGTAGCCCtagttgtttttctttttcattcgtggATGTCCCTGGTCTGTTTCAAAAAATTACATGTGTAGGTACACATATACGTGTGTTAGGATAggctttatcttttttcaagtCTAAAACttcgattaataatcattttattataaacattattaatttcgtttttcatttcaaatattgacattaaaataaaattatcattatatatatatatatatatatatatatatatatatccaataatctttacaatttgttttaaaaatgatattaagtaaatttttataatggaGTATTGTAGATGTAATACGTAGATTGTTCCTCAATAGAAAGTATctgtagaaaattattatcatttattattattagaatacaTTCTAAcgtcttcatttttatttttatatcgctTCTTCgaattcttcctcttttttttttttaaattactctAGAGGAAGCGGAACGtatgcatataaaaaattattcgctATTCGAATAATCCGAGTAGCTACACGTAGCATTAATGATCGTGCTATGAgtagaaaaattttacctTTGTAATCGCGAGGATTGCAGAGAACATAGCGGTATCGCGACATGGATGAAAGTGACTTGGTGAGTTCGCCGCACGAGAGAGCACTTCGCTTTATTACACTGGATTCGAGCATGCGTTatctatgaatttttctttttcagttttctttttactttcctttttttttttatagtagaTTCGCTGAAAGCCGCATCTGGTGCTTGTTGTCCCGGTTTGTATTGTCCTAGTTATGAATCTTTCtcgtgaaataatattttctatttctctttttgttcttttccaaTATCAATGGTTGTgttttaaaagtttttatctCGCAATGCTTAACAAACTTAAACTATCGTTTGAAAACACAAGTGATAGCTTTCTCATTAAGATATTCGATAATCGTTCGAAGATGTAGAGCTGCAGGTATATTCATTGTGTGAATGTATTCACACAAAAGAATATCGGACGTGCCTTATAGTCGTCGATAACGTTTTTAAGTGAACACATTTGATAAGCTTATTCGGTATTGCAACTGATAAAGACGAAAAAATACAGCTGTACATGtctgataataatacaaacCGATAGTTTGTCGCTTTAAACCGATAGTTTGTCGCTTTAAACCGATAGTTTGTCGCTTTGTATAAACTCCTTGGATAAACggtttttgatatataatcgCTCGTTTCAGATCAGATATTTTTCTGCAACGGTAATAAAGGGCACATTTAGAATTCAGGTATATTGCTAATATaagatagtaaaagaaaaaaagaaaaaaagaaaaaaaaagaaaaaaaaggaaaaaaaagaaaaaaagaaaaaaaaacttatggATCATTGAACCAACCGTCATTATATTTTAGGtcgtttaaaataaacaataaggTTCATGCATAGTCACGTATCCTTGTCGATTGAAGGAACGATGCAGTAAAGTCTACGTGATCGAGAAAGACAACGTTGGTTGATGAACCTTGTGTACCAGATAGATTCCTCTATTAATCCATTCCAAAAGGGATAAAGTGATGAGAAATAAGGACATGTTTACGGAGCTAGAAGAAGAGTGACTGTtactgaaagagaaagagagagaatattggAAAGtggtaaaaagagaagaaagaggagaaggaggatgagggaTAAGCCCTGTTAAGCCTATGAATGTTCGTCGAGCTCCGATAACAGAGAATTACTGCGGGAGGGCTGTTTACACCAAGTGTTACTGTAGTTGCGCAAGCTAATTGTTTTAACCGGCCGTACTTAACTGTATGCCTCGATATATCCTGGATTTATTTAGCCACGCATGAGAATATCTCTGCACAATGACACTTCAGACAAAGCAATGCCGACTTGTCGCTCTTTTTCACCGTGCCattgattcttttcttttttgttctcacGAACATCAGCATTCCATTGAAAAGTAGCGAAACTCCAATAGAATACCTATTGGATTACCTTTAAAccgtattttttattcgagttATAAATTACTATtcgtaattatcaataatccgtattattaactatttcataaaattatttttagaaattatctTCCTGTAAAGTTTAacaaattatcataatattttttttttttttttctataaaaatctCGAAAGGAACAGTATGAAAGACGATgaatatttacgatttttgctcaaagaaaattattattacctccATAGTTTAGTTtgtcttataaataataatgtccaATTAAAGCGAATCTTAGTAAATTTGTTTGTCTATAGAAACGCTTGCAGAAAACTCTAAGAAGAAAACTTTAGTTATTGATTGacagatattataaaaaaaagttttttttttttttaaataagtttaaaagatatttatttgatgAGATAAAAATGGTATATGCAAAACGGaaacaaaagatattaaagataattaagaatacctataaatatatgtgtgtctttcatttctatttttattaatttaaaatgaatattacagGATTGATTAGATACTTTATTAAACTGGAATCTGTGACAAATGACTTACCGTTCGAACTTATTTTCCAGAagtaaggaaagaagaaaggaaaggaaagatagatgTCTCGATTCGTCTTTAACCGTGCCGAACAGAGTCGAAGGATGAGACGAGACAGGGAGGAAGATCGAAGAAATGGTTGGAAGTTCGAATTTAACGGGAGAAATTTTTCTACTGGAGTTGGAGGAATGGAAATTTTGCGAGGAGGACTGTTTCTAACGGAAATTCATTCTTGGACGATTCTGAAGGATGACGCAGGTAGGAAGGTTCGTGACTACCCGAGAACTGGTACGAACTTTTAATTAGGTGGCCTCTACGCTTAGGGCGATTTCGGTATAAGAGAACAGGTATATCGAGAGGTAACTCGTGTTACCTGAGGCGAGAGGAAGGATCGATGCCTCGATTCGCGTCCTTTCGACTACTTCATTACCTTCTCCTTGTCGCCGTCATCTCTTGTCTGACTTTGCAGACGAAACTTGGTTACGTTTAATCACCACTAAATTACGATAACTCTTACTACAAGACCCATGATTAAGATCGATATTCAGGAGGCGCACCAACTCTGATGTGGTATTTCAAAGTGCTTGCGGAATGTCGAGATATGTTGcgacaagagaaagagagagggagagagggagagagagagagggagagagagagagagagaaggaaagagcgTTTTCTAGTTCGTAGATAGATGTAGATCGTAGCCAAAGGAACCGTCAACCATTGAGCTTCTCCGTCTAGAGCTTTGGTCTCTTCTTCTATACCTAACGTCTTTGATCATGAATTTCAACATTGATTTGTCAATGAATTTTTAGGGTTTACTTCCAATGTAACGAGATGTATCGTTTTAAGATTTATCTGATTAGATAGTCGTGTtcgataatgaattttaatagcaacaaattaattatcttttgtaATCGGACATCTCTTCGTCTCCATTCAAAAACATCTTTTTATGTACATACCTATACCCGGATAAATTGGATCTTTGCAATTTCTTTCtccaatttcattttcaattcgaTATCGTAACCGACAAATTCGATCGGGTTATGTAAATTGTATAATACTGTTCGTTTTTCAGTCTGGTATAGAAGGATATCCAGATCGTGATATGTAGCGAATAGGTAAAAACAAGATACTCGTCTGATGTAATCTTTATATTCAATTTGGAATAGTACAATGTATACGCATATagattatacatatttgtttgtttgcctttctttctttttttttttatacaagttTCCATCGATATCAAACgttaaggtttttttttttatctttttttattttttataatttttatttttataattcttctaACTCTTATACAATATGAGCTTGCGTAAAATTTCGAAGAATTATACTTTAACGACTCTGTGGTTTGGTCCCAAAGGGTTTCCAAATTTCACTGGGTATATTTATGCTCGGCACTTAGGAGTATAAAATACTTGATCGTTTTGTATTGTACTTGCCAACGTATTTTATTTCCCGGAGAAACAAATCGATGGCAGAATAATAAAAGGCAATACAGTCGGACAACGTTAGACGAAAAGGGAATTGAGATCTAATTGAACCATTATCGCGAATAcgatttgttttaaattttatattcccTTCTCTGTTGTAACGTGTCATATCGtgtttacgtatgtatgtacgtcgaTTTTATAAAGCAACGAAGCAAAGGCTACTATTTACCGATTAACTGGCGCTCCTTTCATTTTTAGTTAGCGTCCTTCCTTTTGATTAAACTTCTGAATTTGTACACACGGTATACGGGAGAGTAAGGTTTGACCTCTCCATCACTATCACCATCATCTCCCGTGGGATCGTCTCGGTCCGGTTTCGAAGATCGATATATTTGACTTTTCTCATAGACGGGTactaaaagaaacaataacaagaaaaatacgTGAATAAATTTCGTCATTCATTTGCAACAAATCGTGAGTTGCATAACGTTTTCAAGTATCAACGCTTACACAATATTTCTGATTGATTCgcctcttctattttctttattgaagGTTTATCTTCGTCCAAATAAGATACTTCCGGAGTACTTAAAACATTCGATGATAATGTATCAAGAGGTAATGAAAATGTATCTTGTggattttcataattttgaaGAGGTATTGTACCAATTATCACGTTCGTTCGAAGCTTTAAATTTTTCTGAAACATTCTGTAGTACCATTCGCTCACATCGACGCAAGCTTCTACCTGTAGATTTTATtgtcttttaaatataactatCTTCAATTCGATTAGCTTTAATTTACCTTAAGGGTATATAAAACGTCAATGATATTGCAATGAATCATTCCAGTCGGTGGTACAGCGGGTACGTCAAAAAAGATATCAtaagatttacaatttttGTCGATTGGTTGTTCGATTTCAACTACTATCTCTTTATGCTTTCTAGATTTTTCCGTAACATGATACATAATTACCTAAAATCAAATTAGAAAGATTAttgattaaatgtaatataacaaGCGGAAGAAGTTTGAATTGTTACctttttaaaaacaattcgTAGCTTTTTAACAACGACATTTGAATAATTCTTTAACAATATTTGAATCGGTATAGTTTGTCCTGGAACGTAACCTCTTACTGGCAATGACATCGACATTTTAAGTGATTCAGTTTGACCCATATAAATTTTAGATTGCTTCTCGCTGACGGGTAgcttaaatgaatgaatatagtTTACAAATCttgatatatacaaaaatacatTCAAAAAACGTAGCGAGAAAAAGGATATGCGATCGACATTGAACGAATCCAAGATATGTACGGCGGTGCATGTTTCCAGTTTCATACTCACCGGTGCGAGAGAATCTCGATTAAGGTCGAGGATTGGCGCAACGGTGAATGGAATAATATTGGTGGAAAACCGATAGACGCTTGTTATGTCCAACAATGCCCTAATTGAATAGCGCACACGTCCGTAGCGGCCTTCGAAGCTGCACGGTAAGTTTTCCGGAAGTGTCAGACTGAACGGGTAGACGCCCCCCGTTATCGTATTTTTTGCGTTTCTGTCTGTTCGTAGACATTTTTAtcgtgtaaatataaaatataggaTAAATTAAACACACAAAAACAtaatagagagaaggagagaaatagagagagagagagaaagagagagaaatttaacattaaaaatgttaatattaatttaatattattcagaTCATGTACGTATAGTTACGTGCCAATCCCTTTTCAAAGTcgaaagacaagaaaataaaggtactaatattaatttaatatcgataaaattaatttaatattaatattaatattaaatgttaaatatatgtatacatgtatatatatttatttatttcttatttatttttctattgttcgTTGAGAACTGACGAATCGTttgtataataacaatttaaatgaaacaatCAATAGAACTTTTTTTAACGAGGAGAACAATTATGTTTACCTCCTGCGATGTAGATCTCTTCgtgtaaataattttcgtcAGATGAGAATTTGCGTCTTATTCCTGCAGATCGATCAGTAAAGTACACCTGTGCTTCTCCTTTACATTTTAGTCGGATTCCTGAATAACAGAGACAATCTTAATCGATGCAATTGATCGATGAGAAAGATCGTGAACCGTATGATCGATAATAGGGATACTAATTAGAGTTATCGCGAAGGATTCTAAGCAAAAtcaaatacataattattgcACGTGACCCTGAAACAAATTTTCGAGGACTACAAATCTATATTGGAAATATCAGTGGTCACTCATAGAATTCtatgtgcatatgtatgtgtgtgtgtgtgtgtgtacttaCGTACATGTGTAACATCGTTTAGAAATTTTAGGTCACTCGTTACGCAATACGATCGATACTAGGTTTGGCACGTGTTCGACTCAACGGGGAAGATTTTTAGACTTACGATAAAACAGTAGGTTATATAAAGTGTAAATAAATCTTGAATAAACGTAACGATTGTTTttacgttttaaaaatatctttctcttttttccccatcGTAAATAATTTAGACAAAATACACGTGACGTATCGCAATGtgattttttttagattttctttACGATAGTAATATGATCGATCgtgtatatttctttcgttttttacatgtaaatttatttttaagctTATATGATCTTTCTTaacagatacatatatcgagATTGAATTGATGATACCGAACGGGATATTCTTTAACGATTTGTAAATCATTAAGCATTGAGACAAACAAGATCGATACTCGcattacgatatattatttaaatagataagtacttaaaaagaaagaaaaaaaaaaacaaacaaacaaaaataatgaaaaaaattcgactTACCAATCGCGTTGATCGGTTCGTCAAGATACAGTTGAACTTTCCCAGAAATCTCGTGACCACTGTAATACACTTTCTGAGGATGATCCAATACGAGATCGATGCGTTGCAAACCGATTCTGTTTTGTTGTAAGAAATTATCATTTGtatacattcatttttttacttttttttttatcttcttctatttttttttttttttttttttttttgtatagatCCTGATTGATCACGAtgcatataagtataatagaaGCATATATGTACCTCTTCAAAGAAGTCTCAGAAATCGGAGACGTAGGTTCAGATTCTTGTTCCTCCATTATCGCGCGTTTCACGAAGATTTTTTTAGAAAGGATTCAAGGAAGACAACAATTACGAGGAAATATTTATGGAAATACTAAAGTATAGCATATTATGCAAGcggatattcttttttcttcgatctcaTAATCcaaaacaatttaatttcatgagatcaaagaattaaaaagagaaagatgatatGAACGTCACTGTCACCGGCAATGCGAGTATTTCGATGACTTACAAGTTAAGGATCTGACGCGAAGAATGTTTGTTGATAAGATTCCAAAATCGCCAGACCAAACCCGAAGAAAAGCGACGCATGCGTCAGCAGGTTCGCCAATATCATGGCGACATTCTGTCGCGCAGACTACCGAAGAACATAACCTTTGCTCTTCTCCGTTGGCACGGATAATCGAAGAATTCCCAGTTGGCCTGGATCATCCTCTGTTAGTATACGTTAAAAGTAATGGTTACGTTGTTATAGCGTGCTTTTAAATTAAggttaaaaatttaatgatttaattcatattagTCATTTACTTggagttttcttttccttttttctttctaatatatccttttattgtcgttgattttttttcgttaacttAGTAATGTTTTTACTATTCTTTTTGAATGAAAAGATTTACAagggatagaaaaaggaatgattTCTACCTAAGTAATCCTCTTATATTGTAGTATGAAAAACTCTATCTCGTTATATGGAACTGTACGAAAGCGAAATACtgttatttgataaaaactataaaataataaaatttaacatttcGTTTCATAAGAAATTCGAAGGAAGACTCATATATTctaaagatttataataatttgtaaaattcacTTGtgattttagaaataaattaatataaataaaaattctactttactctttttatatttcaattcaaaataataataaaactcaaattctatatatatatatatatatatatatatataataataaaaattaaaaataaatataaatatttttaaatttactaaTTGTCATAGAAAAGtgttttaattctattaaaacTGATTTTTAAAAGTAGCATGTTATACGAGtgttttcgaaatttttaaacCGTGCGGTATCTATAAAAGCTATGCTCACATGCACAGTGCGTGTTATAGGAGAGttaactatatttttatttttattaaaaccaTGATAAATAGACTTTCATAATGTAGATTAGATAGAAGCTGGTCGGCATGCTGACAAAATAACGTCatgcaaaatttttttgaaaaaaggaCGTTTCTACGAATAGGAATAAGCACGAACGAAGCATCGAAACGAAGGAAACTTTTTCCATTGGTTCGTTACGTTCTTTATGTGACGTGCTCACCGTGTTAACTTACCACAACGTGTTCACGTCTTTAGAATTCGAAGTAGTTTGGTGATCGATTTTTcaact
This Vespa velutina chromosome 10, iVesVel2.1, whole genome shotgun sequence DNA region includes the following protein-coding sequences:
- the LOC124952001 gene encoding arrestin domain-containing protein 17-like; translated protein: MEEQESEPTSPISETSLKRIGLQRIDLVLDHPQKVYYSGHEISGKVQLYLDEPINAIGIRLKCKGEAQVYFTDRSAGIRRKFSSDENYLHEEIYIAGDRNAKNTITGGVYPFSLTLPENLPCSFEGRYGRVRYSIRALLDITSVYRFSTNIIPFTVAPILDLNRDSLAPLPVSEKQSKIYMGQTESLKMSMSLPVRGYVPGQTIPIQILLKNYSNVVVKKLRIVFKKVIMYHVTEKSRKHKEIVVEIEQPIDKNCKSYDIFFDVPAVPPTGMIHCNIIDVLYTLKVEACVDVSEWYYRMFQKNLKLRTNVIIGTIPLQNYENPQDTFSLPLDTLSSNVLSTPEVSYLDEDKPSIKKIEEANQSEILLPVYEKSQIYRSSKPDRDDPTGDDGDSDGEVKPYSPVYRVYKFRSLIKRKDAN